In a single window of the Candidatus Dependentiae bacterium genome:
- a CDS encoding glycosyltransferase has product MSRSLIISVFVVLVAATSIMYGAEVFYNQPDAHGERHIVVVIASYNNKEWYKGNLDSVFSQNYKNYHVVYVDDCSTDGTGELVKHYIEEKQQQDRVTLICNTKRVGALANYYAMIHQCNDGDIIVQLDGDDRLVERKAFPAINNSYANPDVWLMYSQFIRWPQAEIGWNYPYEKDKKGDRGFSPSHLHTFYAKLFKKIKREDLMYEGDFFQMTWDMAIMLPMVEMASEDHVGFIPGILYIYNDNNPLNDHRVDRTLQSALNTFIRTKQKYDPLENLF; this is encoded by the coding sequence ATGAGCAGATCTTTAATAATTTCTGTTTTTGTTGTATTGGTTGCTGCGACATCAATAATGTATGGAGCTGAGGTCTTCTACAATCAACCGGATGCACATGGAGAACGACACATCGTGGTCGTGATAGCCAGCTACAATAATAAGGAGTGGTATAAAGGAAATTTAGATTCTGTTTTTTCTCAAAATTATAAAAACTATCATGTTGTGTATGTAGATGATTGTTCCACCGATGGGACTGGTGAGCTGGTCAAACACTATATAGAAGAAAAGCAGCAGCAAGACCGTGTAACATTGATATGCAACACAAAGCGTGTTGGTGCTCTTGCAAATTACTATGCCATGATTCATCAATGTAATGATGGGGACATCATTGTGCAGCTTGATGGCGATGATAGATTGGTTGAAAGAAAGGCATTTCCAGCAATTAATAACTCTTATGCTAATCCTGATGTTTGGCTTATGTATAGTCAATTCATTCGATGGCCTCAAGCGGAAATAGGGTGGAATTATCCTTATGAAAAAGATAAAAAAGGCGATCGAGGTTTTTCTCCATCGCATCTCCATACTTTTTATGCAAAACTTTTTAAAAAAATTAAGCGTGAAGATTTAATGTATGAGGGTGATTTTTTTCAAATGACATGGGACATGGCAATCATGCTTCCTATGGTTGAAATGGCATCAGAAGACCATGTAGGATTCATACCTGGCATTCTTTATATTTACAACGACAACAATCCCCTCAATGACCATCGAGTGGATAGGACTTTGCAATCTGCGTTAAATACATTTATTCGAACAAAACAAAAATATGATCCTCTTGAAAATCTTTTTTAA
- a CDS encoding class I SAM-dependent methyltransferase, whose translation MMVYLGMLFSCLFFSQLSGLDAHLENACTDVYNKAINNYWGVNESASGPGSTLEQTKTIRDGVAKVVKTFNVRSVLDIPCGDFNWMKHVDLDGVVYIGADLVKPMIEENNKRYKDENRTFMQLDVTQDELPHVDLIFCRDLLVHLSVEDIIKAIKNFKRSGAKYVLTTTFVGRNRDVNYQISSIYGWRPIDLQKAPFNFPTPELIINEHCT comes from the coding sequence ATGATGGTGTATTTAGGAATGTTGTTTTCATGCTTGTTTTTTTCGCAGCTTAGTGGGCTTGATGCTCACTTGGAAAATGCTTGTACTGATGTTTATAACAAAGCCATAAATAATTACTGGGGCGTTAATGAATCAGCATCAGGACCAGGTTCAACACTAGAGCAAACCAAAACGATTCGTGACGGCGTAGCAAAGGTTGTTAAGACCTTTAATGTACGCAGTGTGCTGGATATTCCATGCGGAGATTTTAACTGGATGAAGCATGTTGATTTGGATGGCGTGGTGTACATTGGCGCGGATCTTGTCAAACCAATGATTGAAGAAAACAATAAGCGTTATAAAGATGAAAACCGCACCTTCATGCAATTAGATGTAACGCAAGATGAGCTGCCGCACGTGGATCTTATTTTTTGTCGAGATTTATTAGTGCATTTGAGCGTAGAAGATATTATTAAAGCAATAAAAAACTTTAAACGTTCTGGCGCAAAATATGTGTTAACAACGACATTTGTGGGTAGAAATCGAGACGTAAACTATCAAATATCATCTATTTACGGTTGGCGCCCTATAGATTTACAAAAAGCTCCTTTTAACTTCCCAACTCCTGAGCTTATTATCAATGAGCATTGTACTG
- a CDS encoding FkbM family methyltransferase — translation MKKYIVSVFMLTNLTSSLLMGSVESTFLKSFIKNGDVVFDVGANVGKKTEVYLACGARVVCFEPQPECIAILNSKYKNNDNVIIEQIGLADKDGYLELFQCLQANTISTCSQSWTQEGRFVEQGYTWDKKIIIAVSTLDHMIAKYGKPNFCKIDVENFEFEVLKGLTQPISYISFEFASETIKNTQKCVDYLIALGYQHFNVSLGEGHSFALKQWVSAEVLMKKLETMIEGDALLWGDVYASCI, via the coding sequence ATGAAGAAATATATAGTGAGTGTATTTATGCTTACCAATTTAACGAGTAGCCTATTAATGGGCTCGGTGGAATCTACATTTCTAAAAAGTTTTATAAAAAATGGTGATGTGGTATTTGATGTTGGTGCAAATGTTGGAAAAAAAACGGAAGTTTATTTGGCTTGTGGTGCTAGAGTGGTTTGCTTTGAACCGCAGCCAGAGTGTATTGCGATATTGAATTCAAAATATAAAAATAACGACAATGTTATTATAGAGCAGATAGGATTAGCTGATAAGGACGGTTATCTGGAGTTGTTCCAATGTCTGCAAGCCAATACTATTTCAACCTGTTCTCAAAGCTGGACGCAAGAAGGAAGATTTGTCGAACAGGGATATACGTGGGACAAAAAAATAATTATTGCTGTTTCCACGCTCGATCATATGATAGCAAAGTATGGCAAGCCTAATTTTTGTAAAATTGATGTAGAAAATTTTGAATTTGAAGTTTTAAAGGGATTAACGCAACCTATTTCTTATATATCATTCGAATTTGCGAGTGAGACCATAAAAAATACACAAAAATGCGTTGATTATTTAATAGCTTTGGGATATCAGCATTTTAATGTATCTCTGGGAGAAGGGCATTCGTTTGCTTTAAAGCAATGGGTATCAGCGGAGGTATTAATGAAAAAATTAGAAACAATGATTGAAGGTGATGCATTATTGTGGGGCGATGTTTATGCATCATGTATATAA
- a CDS encoding SGNH/GDSL hydrolase family protein, producing MLRILLIMLLGLISHGLYGFDMYIIGDSHACFCFNNTVPACPTNVNFVFEYSKDSFTYRMPFHINSFVSRTMFRVGRDGLRGLDIRALGVCENDVAVFTFGEIDVRYHIGRQRDKQGRSTEEIIDSLVSAYIGTIQANKNNYTNVTCVIVSVLPPCDKGFSYEYPIYGSLQDRVAITRAVNERLKSYSQLHGIYFLDIYSMYALENGALNESLSDGIVHVNQHQNTPIKEALVELIMCVRPV from the coding sequence ATGTTACGTATTTTATTAATAATGCTATTGGGCCTCATTTCTCATGGTTTATATGGTTTTGATATGTATATTATTGGTGATAGCCACGCATGTTTTTGTTTTAATAATACCGTTCCGGCGTGTCCCACCAATGTAAATTTTGTTTTTGAATATTCAAAGGATAGTTTTACCTATCGCATGCCATTTCATATCAACTCTTTTGTCAGTAGGACCATGTTTCGTGTTGGCAGAGATGGATTGCGGGGATTAGATATAAGAGCTTTAGGGGTCTGCGAGAATGATGTTGCAGTTTTTACCTTTGGAGAGATCGACGTGCGTTATCATATTGGTAGACAGCGGGATAAACAAGGCAGAAGTACCGAAGAAATAATAGATTCTTTGGTCTCTGCATATATTGGAACCATTCAAGCGAACAAGAATAATTATACGAATGTGACGTGTGTTATTGTTTCAGTCTTGCCGCCTTGTGATAAAGGTTTTAGTTATGAATATCCAATATATGGATCTCTGCAGGATAGAGTTGCTATAACGAGAGCTGTAAATGAGCGTTTAAAGTCCTACTCTCAGTTGCATGGAATCTATTTTCTTGATATTTATTCGATGTATGCTCTTGAAAATGGTGCCTTAAATGAGTCTCTAAGCGATGGCATTGTCCATGTGAATCAACACCAGAATACGCCAATCAAAGAGGCACTGGTCGAACTTATTATGTGTGTTCGACCAGTTTAA
- a CDS encoding methyltransferase domain-containing protein — MKQASLILIALISCISTSPATIQAALTLDSSLETLSQLSNANIWHSEIPLRLHLGCGENRFSGYVNIDYPPSEHTVQKTQAADVYANLMTLSMPQNSVDEIRSHHVFEHFDRQNALALLCKWYNWLKVDGTLVIETPDFDASIKMLTSSTYSYEQKQSVLRHVFGSHEAYWAVHWDGWYREKFKKILSTLGFENITFELTQWQLTRNIIVRATKKVNRDFQDVASKAKYILRDSMVDTSSSEENMWRIWCQLFDNALNQ; from the coding sequence ATGAAGCAAGCATCTCTTATTCTAATAGCTTTAATCTCTTGCATCAGCACCTCCCCTGCAACTATACAAGCAGCATTAACCTTAGACTCATCATTAGAAACTCTTTCTCAACTCAGCAATGCCAACATTTGGCACAGCGAAATTCCTTTGCGATTACACTTAGGATGCGGTGAAAACCGTTTTTCTGGTTACGTCAATATTGACTATCCACCATCGGAGCACACCGTACAGAAAACCCAAGCTGCTGACGTATATGCCAATCTTATGACATTATCTATGCCACAAAACAGTGTTGATGAAATACGCTCGCACCATGTCTTTGAACATTTTGATCGTCAAAATGCATTAGCTCTTTTGTGCAAATGGTACAACTGGTTAAAAGTAGATGGCACATTAGTCATCGAAACACCTGATTTTGACGCGAGTATCAAAATGCTCACCTCTTCTACATATTCCTATGAACAAAAACAAAGTGTTTTACGCCACGTTTTTGGTTCGCACGAAGCGTATTGGGCAGTGCACTGGGATGGTTGGTATAGAGAAAAATTCAAGAAAATTTTAAGCACGTTGGGATTTGAAAACATCACCTTTGAACTTACTCAATGGCAATTAACACGCAATATTATCGTACGAGCAACCAAAAAAGTGAATAGAGATTTTCAGGACGTTGCATCAAAAGCAAAATATATATTACGCGATAGCATGGTTGACACATCATCAAGCGAAGAAAACATGTGGCGTATTTGGTGCCAACTATTTGATAACGCACTCAACCAATAA
- a CDS encoding FkbM family methyltransferase, translated as MSLLHNITVLSVILFNIPLVHTTNTLCITNNLAIFHNAPELDTVGYDNCNMASNGELAIIKSILQNGSTVFDVGANKGEWSQHLLASKSNIQLHAFEPIPTIFHLLKKNIARDSVTTHNLAISDEDGENDFFYYDKNSDASEVSSFYHRPIVDSILNTKPITIKVTTKTLDSFCHAQNIQHIDFLKIDTEGSELNVLKGASSLLHNGSIKIMQFEYGGTYLDAAITLKEVYDLLTNNNYAVFRIIPQGLVEITQWSPTLENYRYSNYLALYQGK; from the coding sequence ATGAGTCTTCTACATAACATTACAGTCCTATCTGTTATTTTATTCAATATACCCTTAGTACATACAACAAATACATTATGCATAACAAACAACCTTGCTATATTCCATAACGCACCCGAACTTGACACCGTCGGTTATGACAACTGTAATATGGCATCAAATGGCGAACTAGCCATTATTAAATCAATACTGCAAAATGGCTCTACTGTCTTTGATGTAGGAGCAAATAAGGGTGAATGGAGCCAACATTTACTTGCCTCAAAATCTAATATACAACTCCATGCCTTTGAACCAATTCCTACGATTTTCCACCTGCTTAAAAAAAATATTGCACGTGATTCTGTTACTACGCATAATCTGGCAATTTCTGATGAAGACGGTGAAAATGATTTTTTTTACTATGACAAAAATTCCGATGCATCTGAAGTAAGTTCCTTTTACCACCGACCAATCGTCGATTCAATATTAAACACCAAACCCATCACCATCAAAGTCACAACCAAGACATTAGATTCCTTCTGCCACGCGCAGAACATACAACACATTGATTTTTTAAAGATTGATACTGAAGGCTCAGAACTCAATGTTCTAAAAGGAGCCTCTTCTCTACTGCACAATGGATCTATAAAGATCATGCAATTTGAATACGGTGGCACCTATCTTGATGCTGCCATTACTCTTAAAGAGGTTTATGATCTATTAACAAACAATAATTATGCTGTATTCAGAATCATTCCTCAGGGTCTTGTAGAAATCACGCAATGGTCTCCAACATTGGAAAATTATCGTTATTCAAATTATTTAGCTCTCTATCAAGGAAAATAA
- a CDS encoding glycosyltransferase family 10 — translation MNINKLLLVTLFFCMSVTTWCRQNTIYLDWFGDSLRNDKLFNLVGGGEEWQLLRNILRKHEYDITTYRYAADKDASKLYCGTHFDIPNNLDKLLKTYGKDKLAVFLWEPPSVKPQNFDRSRHKNIKLVFTWADDLIDNKKYFKFFYPQPHAVNVKKIAYEDKKFCCTMVGCKKSNHPEELYSERLKTILFFENKSPHLFDLYGPGWKGSKFSCYKGVAEEKFQTLARYKFCICYENIKNITGYVSEKIHHCLLTGCVPVYWGASNITDYIPAECFIDRRKFASNQELFEFLTTITPQRYQEYLDAAQKYLESPQQMLFSNLYFADCLLKGFIKNYTRSDFFDSTDIDLLEQIDHMQQKIIIKSRIVKSS, via the coding sequence ATGAACATTAATAAACTATTGCTTGTTACGCTATTTTTTTGTATGAGCGTTACGACATGGTGCCGACAGAATACTATTTATCTCGATTGGTTTGGTGATTCATTACGTAACGATAAACTTTTTAACCTTGTTGGCGGTGGAGAAGAATGGCAGCTTCTCAGAAACATTTTAAGAAAACATGAATATGATATTACTACCTATCGTTATGCAGCGGACAAGGATGCATCAAAACTGTATTGTGGCACGCACTTTGACATACCCAATAACTTAGATAAGCTGCTTAAAACATACGGCAAAGATAAATTAGCCGTTTTTTTATGGGAGCCACCAAGCGTCAAGCCTCAAAACTTTGATAGATCTCGTCATAAAAATATTAAACTGGTTTTTACTTGGGCCGATGATCTTATCGACAATAAAAAATATTTTAAGTTCTTTTATCCTCAACCGCATGCCGTCAATGTAAAAAAAATAGCGTATGAAGATAAAAAGTTTTGTTGTACAATGGTAGGATGCAAGAAATCGAATCATCCAGAAGAATTGTATTCTGAACGGCTTAAAACAATTCTGTTTTTTGAAAACAAATCGCCACACCTTTTTGATTTATACGGGCCAGGTTGGAAGGGCAGCAAATTTAGCTGTTATAAAGGGGTGGCAGAGGAAAAGTTTCAAACATTGGCACGCTATAAATTTTGTATCTGTTATGAAAACATCAAAAATATTACTGGATACGTCTCTGAAAAAATTCACCACTGCTTGCTTACTGGATGCGTCCCCGTATATTGGGGTGCTTCAAATATCACTGATTATATACCTGCAGAATGCTTTATAGATAGAAGAAAATTTGCGTCAAATCAAGAACTATTTGAGTTTTTAACAACAATTACACCACAAAGATATCAAGAATATCTTGATGCTGCGCAAAAATATTTAGAAAGTCCCCAGCAGATGTTGTTTTCTAATTTGTATTTTGCCGATTGCCTCTTAAAGGGATTTATTAAAAATTATACGCGTTCTGATTTTTTTGATAGCACTGATATTGATTTACTTGAACAAATAGACCACATGCAACAGAAAATTATTATAAAAAGTCGAATCGTAAAAAGCTCATAG
- a CDS encoding glycosyltransferase family 2 protein, which translates to MNKRLIRAALFVLVAMAPVTHAAEAFCNEPDQNGERRIVVITASYNNKDWYQANLDSIFAQNYTNYRVIYIDDCSPDGTGDLVEQYIKENGQEHRVTLVKNKKHCGAMANHYNAITTCDDRDIIVIVDGDDCVARQGVFNYLNNVYADNSIWLTYGQFVEFPSGCHGFCCPMPRHVIERNAFRDFEHIPSHMRTFYAGLFKQIKKEDLMYQGEFLKMDADIAAMFPMIEMARDHFRFIPEVLYAYNGGNALNDHKISKSMQRQLDLMLRAKPRYNKAKSPIREQGA; encoded by the coding sequence ATGAATAAACGTTTAATAAGAGCTGCCCTTTTTGTATTGGTTGCCATGGCCCCAGTAACCCACGCAGCAGAAGCATTTTGTAATGAGCCCGACCAAAACGGTGAGCGTCGCATTGTGGTTATTACGGCAAGCTATAATAATAAAGATTGGTACCAAGCGAACTTAGATTCTATTTTTGCACAAAACTACACTAATTATCGCGTTATTTATATTGATGATTGTTCGCCCGATGGTACCGGTGATTTAGTTGAGCAATACATCAAAGAAAATGGCCAAGAACATCGTGTCACGCTGGTTAAAAATAAAAAACATTGTGGCGCAATGGCTAACCATTATAATGCAATTACCACATGCGATGATCGCGACATTATAGTCATTGTTGATGGCGATGATTGCGTTGCACGTCAAGGTGTTTTTAATTATCTGAATAATGTTTATGCTGACAACAGTATATGGCTTACCTATGGACAATTTGTTGAATTTCCATCAGGATGCCATGGTTTTTGTTGCCCAATGCCACGCCATGTTATTGAACGTAATGCATTTCGCGATTTTGAACATATTCCTTCACACATGCGTACTTTCTACGCAGGCTTATTTAAGCAAATAAAAAAAGAAGATTTAATGTATCAAGGCGAATTTTTGAAAATGGATGCTGACATTGCGGCAATGTTTCCTATGATTGAAATGGCACGAGATCATTTCAGATTTATTCCGGAAGTGCTCTATGCTTACAACGGCGGCAATGCGTTAAACGATCATAAGATTTCAAAGTCGATGCAACGTCAGCTTGATCTTATGCTTCGCGCAAAACCGCGCTACAATAAGGCAAAGAGTCCAATCAGAGAGCAAGGAGCTTAA